A genomic segment from Moorena sp. SIOASIH encodes:
- a CDS encoding metallophosphoesterase family protein translates to MWAILSGIEGNIAAYEAVLADIKRQRVKVDAFYILGDIVAANQDSEQVIKRIQNPLPGELEPQVCVGWWEEQCFALHGLGSTPEPTELIERFGKETAKLLWDSVSRETVQWLRNCHFGFFELDCLLIHGSTVSVSDELTPETLPWKMLDRLQRVQANYLFCGRSGQVFEYQLQGGSVNSSVMTLDRQQPVQTITAPKRRVVGVGNVGKEPGKATYTLYSPNTDFLEFKTVFYGNNKGSGN, encoded by the coding sequence ATGTGGGCAATTTTAAGCGGAATTGAAGGAAATATCGCAGCTTACGAAGCAGTGTTGGCAGATATCAAACGCCAGCGCGTTAAGGTGGATGCATTTTATATTCTGGGCGATATCGTAGCAGCTAACCAAGATAGCGAACAAGTAATTAAACGAATTCAGAATCCTTTACCTGGAGAATTAGAACCCCAAGTATGCGTTGGTTGGTGGGAAGAACAATGCTTTGCTTTACACGGTTTGGGTTCGACACCAGAACCGACAGAATTAATCGAGCGCTTTGGTAAAGAAACTGCTAAACTTCTTTGGGATTCGGTATCTCGCGAAACCGTACAGTGGTTACGCAACTGTCATTTTGGCTTCTTTGAATTAGATTGTTTGTTAATTCACGGTAGCACTGTTAGCGTCAGCGATGAGTTAACCCCCGAAACCCTACCCTGGAAAATGCTAGACCGCTTGCAAAGAGTCCAGGCAAATTATCTCTTTTGTGGTCGTTCGGGTCAAGTATTTGAATATCAACTACAAGGAGGTTCAGTAAATAGTTCGGTGATGACTTTAGATCGCCAGCAACCCGTGCAAACTATTACTGCACCCAAAAGAAGAGTTGTTGGTGTAGGAAATGTAGGCAAAGAACCAGGAAAGGCTACTTATACGCTTTATAGTCCAAATACCGATTTTCTAGAGTTTAAAACAGTTTTTTATGGCAATAACAAGGGATCTGGTAATTAG
- a CDS encoding metallophosphoesterase family protein, whose product MKIAVISCIHGNYAALDAVLLDIDQQKAEKIYCLGDLVGYGPYPNAVVEQIRSLDIPTVQGCWDEDIVEGLNACECSYPSLLAEKRGKIAHEWTNKHVNPEVREYLAQLPHTYKEDNLCFVHGSPNSNHEYLLPEMDAFTALERVLSSDADILFCGHTHFPYVRTLDSGQLQVKVRQPNINEQPTISFNTPLKRIINVGSVGEPRHGRPNATYVIYDTETQAVNLREVEYDYQTTCAAILDAGLPPIFAWRLARGLEFAEKADDPTHVCER is encoded by the coding sequence ATGAAAATAGCAGTGATATCTTGTATCCATGGTAATTATGCAGCTTTAGATGCAGTTTTACTGGATATTGACCAACAAAAAGCAGAAAAAATTTATTGTCTGGGGGATTTAGTGGGTTATGGTCCCTATCCTAATGCAGTGGTGGAACAAATTCGTTCTTTAGATATTCCCACTGTACAGGGTTGTTGGGATGAAGATATTGTAGAAGGACTAAATGCTTGTGAATGTAGTTATCCTTCCCTGTTGGCGGAAAAAAGAGGTAAAATCGCCCACGAATGGACAAATAAGCACGTCAATCCCGAAGTTAGGGAATATTTAGCCCAACTACCCCATACCTACAAAGAAGATAATCTCTGTTTCGTACATGGTAGTCCTAATAGCAACCACGAATATTTGTTACCCGAAATGGATGCTTTCACTGCTTTAGAAAGAGTTCTCTCCAGCGATGCAGATATATTATTTTGCGGACATACCCACTTTCCCTATGTCCGCACCCTAGATTCTGGACAATTACAGGTTAAAGTTCGTCAACCCAATATAAACGAACAACCAACCATAAGTTTTAATACTCCCCTGAAGCGAATTATCAATGTCGGTTCGGTAGGCGAACCCCGTCATGGTCGTCCCAATGCTACCTATGTTATCTATGATACGGAAACACAAGCAGTAAACTTGCGGGAAGTGGAGTATGACTATCAAACAACCTGCGCTGCCATCTTAGATGCTGGTTTACCACCGATTTTCGCTTGGCGTTTGGCTAGAGGTTTGGAATTTGCCGAAAAAGCCGACGATCCGACTCATGTGTGTGAGAGGTAA
- a CDS encoding GTP-binding protein: MIIAVASPPGGGKTHWIGQQIAQTNKPVGYFSPKTDSVPIDAIYLQSEYPQLKIYQTGEEAELDKTITYLEIPWYLDLAGIEPLLQTFNPHRVAIIPGDTDSTELNTWADEVIPGNNITRPTTAQIHRGVLTGEILDFDSLATFWLELTQGAYGEVARVKGLFDLVDGQIYYGDFIRGESELAFTPLKLPRWLNGKPDRFSGFEIVGSNLDKAEIVQTVQDCCLPESAINYYQQQVKESLESEPEESEPEVEVV; this comes from the coding sequence ATGATTATTGCTGTCGCCAGTCCTCCAGGTGGCGGTAAAACCCACTGGATTGGTCAACAAATAGCCCAAACCAATAAACCTGTAGGTTATTTCAGTCCTAAAACCGATTCCGTACCCATTGATGCAATATATCTCCAAAGTGAATACCCTCAACTAAAAATTTATCAGACCGGGGAAGAAGCGGAATTAGACAAAACCATTACTTATCTAGAGATTCCCTGGTATTTGGATTTAGCCGGAATTGAACCTTTACTGCAAACTTTTAACCCCCATCGAGTAGCCATAATCCCCGGCGATACAGATAGTACAGAGTTAAATACTTGGGCGGATGAAGTTATTCCAGGAAATAACATCACTAGGCCAACCACAGCGCAGATTCATCGGGGGGTTTTGACGGGGGAAATTTTAGATTTTGATAGTTTAGCTACTTTTTGGCTGGAACTTACTCAAGGTGCTTACGGTGAGGTAGCTCGGGTAAAAGGACTTTTCGACCTAGTGGATGGACAAATTTATTATGGTGACTTCATACGAGGGGAATCCGAATTAGCATTTACACCTTTAAAATTACCCCGTTGGTTAAATGGTAAACCAGATCGTTTTAGTGGTTTTGAAATAGTAGGTAGTAATTTAGATAAAGCTGAAATTGTTCAAACTGTCCAAGATTGCTGTCTTCCCGAATCGGCAATTAATTATTACCAACAACAAGTAAAAGAGTCTTTAGAAAGTGAACCAGAAGAAAGTGAACCAGAGGTAGAAGTGGTATGA
- the folE gene encoding GTP cyclohydrolase I FolE, with the protein MTLGKSEPNQIDKINRKLPKLNTTQEPLVSEEEMRQAVRTLLLGLGEDPDREGLKDTPKRVVKALKFLTSGYHQSLDELLNGAVFHENTNEMVLVRDIDLFSSCEHHILPILGHAHVAYIPDGKVIGLSKIARICEMYGRRLQVQERLTAQIADALQGLLKPKGVAVVVEASHMCMVMRGVQKPGSWTATSAVRGVFANDPKTRQEFMSLIHYNPSMH; encoded by the coding sequence ATGACCTTAGGTAAGTCCGAGCCCAACCAGATTGATAAAATTAATCGCAAATTACCAAAACTAAATACCACCCAAGAACCTCTCGTTTCTGAAGAAGAGATGCGGCAAGCGGTACGGACTTTACTGTTAGGATTGGGAGAAGACCCAGACCGCGAAGGCTTGAAAGATACTCCTAAAAGAGTGGTCAAAGCCTTAAAATTTCTGACTTCTGGCTATCATCAATCTTTAGACGAACTCCTCAACGGGGCAGTATTTCACGAAAATACCAATGAAATGGTCTTAGTTCGGGACATTGACCTATTTAGCTCCTGCGAACACCATATTTTACCTATTCTCGGTCACGCTCACGTCGCTTATATTCCCGACGGTAAGGTAATCGGACTGTCGAAAATTGCTCGTATTTGTGAAATGTACGGACGACGTTTGCAGGTACAGGAAAGATTAACTGCCCAAATTGCCGATGCCCTTCAAGGATTATTAAAACCAAAAGGGGTGGCGGTAGTAGTGGAAGCAAGCCATATGTGTATGGTAATGCGAGGAGTCCAAAAACCTGGTTCTTGGACTGCCACTAGTGCGGTTAGAGGTGTATTTGCAAATGATCCAAAAACCCGTCAGGAGTTTATGAGTTTAATTCACTACAACCCTTCAATGCATTAA
- a CDS encoding EF-hand domain-containing protein, translated as MYFSWISFGEWLQDLVDLNGNGQIELSEWLECLDKRLDYDFSEAFIKLIDGNEDGKIVREELKLFYQAYQIDTTHIEEAFETLDLNLDSSISKEEFKQIFEQFLYSEDVQAPGNWFLGVSLAKQL; from the coding sequence TTGTATTTCTCCTGGATCAGCTTTGGAGAATGGTTACAAGATTTAGTTGATTTAAATGGGAATGGTCAGATTGAACTCAGTGAATGGTTAGAATGCCTCGATAAGCGTTTAGATTATGATTTTTCTGAAGCCTTTATCAAGCTCATTGATGGTAATGAAGATGGCAAAATTGTGAGAGAGGAACTTAAACTATTTTATCAAGCTTATCAAATTGATACAACTCATATAGAGGAAGCTTTTGAAACTCTCGATCTCAATCTTGATAGTTCGATTTCTAAAGAGGAGTTCAAACAAATCTTCGAACAATTTTTGTATAGTGAGGATGTGCAAGCACCTGGAAATTGGTTTTTAGGTGTTAGTTTAGCGAAGCAGCTCTGA
- a CDS encoding MFS transporter: MKAQDNKRGLMLVLCASVFIDYISYGIVIPLLPFYAQSFGASPMVIGLLVSVFLFMQLFASPVWGSLSDRIGRRPALLLNIAGSGLSCLWFGLANSLWMLFGARALAGASSSSITIAQSYITDITTPENRTSSLGFLEAATGFGYLLGPAIGGLLVGADPDNLNFRLPGFAAAGVSLLTLCFAVIALPSLRRPKSLGTVETSWEPQRLLMSGIEVLRRPLLGTLIGIVFLAMFAGKSSMAIFPLWCEHQFGWGPREYGYLIIFCCMLGVTTQIGLIRPLTRWFPEAKLLIWGLISMGVGLLLISFSTSLPLLLGAMVFATCGQAVANPANISLISQLAGAKQQGKTLGVGKSIRSLASLTGAIWGGFVFEALGPNWPYWIGGFLMLGVAAFSWSQITNSRLSTVAHKRRQRKLIYLFNILDFDKNGVIELADFEQAVENIAQVRGWKPGSKDYEFLYFSWISFGEWLQDLVDLNGNGQIELSEWLECLDKRLDYDFSEAFIKLIDGNEDGKIVREELRLFYQAYQIDTTHIEEAFETLDLNRDNSISKEEFKQIFDQFLYSEDVQAPGNWFLGVSLAKQL, translated from the coding sequence ATGAAAGCCCAAGACAATAAGCGTGGGTTGATGCTGGTTTTATGCGCTAGTGTATTTATAGATTACATTAGTTATGGTATCGTCATTCCCCTGCTACCCTTCTACGCTCAGTCTTTTGGTGCATCACCGATGGTAATTGGGCTCCTGGTCAGCGTGTTCCTATTCATGCAGCTATTTGCTTCACCGGTGTGGGGGAGTTTAAGCGATCGCATCGGTCGCCGCCCAGCATTACTGCTAAATATAGCTGGTAGTGGTCTTTCCTGTCTTTGGTTTGGTTTAGCCAATTCCCTGTGGATGTTATTTGGGGCTAGGGCTTTGGCTGGGGCAAGTAGTTCCAGTATTACCATTGCTCAGTCCTATATTACAGACATAACTACACCTGAGAATCGGACTAGTAGCTTGGGGTTTTTAGAAGCAGCGACTGGATTTGGTTATCTGCTAGGTCCAGCTATCGGTGGTCTGTTAGTTGGTGCCGACCCTGACAATCTCAACTTCCGTTTACCAGGATTTGCTGCGGCTGGAGTATCACTGCTGACGCTATGCTTTGCTGTAATTGCTTTACCGAGTTTAAGGAGGCCAAAGTCACTAGGGACAGTTGAAACCAGCTGGGAACCTCAGAGGCTGTTGATGAGTGGTATTGAGGTTTTACGACGACCGCTATTGGGTACCCTAATCGGTATCGTTTTCTTAGCAATGTTTGCAGGAAAAAGTTCTATGGCAATCTTCCCTCTGTGGTGCGAGCATCAGTTCGGCTGGGGACCTCGAGAGTATGGCTACCTCATTATCTTCTGCTGCATGTTAGGGGTAACTACCCAAATTGGCTTGATCAGACCCCTGACCCGATGGTTCCCAGAGGCTAAATTACTAATTTGGGGGTTAATCAGTATGGGCGTAGGGCTACTGCTGATTTCTTTCTCCACTAGTTTACCCTTGTTGCTAGGGGCAATGGTTTTTGCCACGTGCGGTCAAGCTGTTGCTAATCCAGCAAACATCAGTTTAATTTCTCAATTGGCTGGGGCTAAGCAGCAGGGAAAAACCCTCGGAGTAGGGAAATCTATTCGCAGTTTAGCCAGCTTAACTGGAGCGATTTGGGGGGGATTTGTATTTGAAGCCCTTGGACCTAACTGGCCCTACTGGATAGGTGGATTTCTGATGCTGGGAGTGGCTGCTTTCAGTTGGAGCCAAATTACCAACTCACGCCTATCTACTGTGGCGCACAAGCGACGTCAACGCAAACTAATCTATTTGTTTAACATCTTAGACTTCGACAAAAATGGGGTGATTGAGCTGGCTGATTTTGAGCAAGCTGTCGAGAATATTGCCCAGGTCAGGGGTTGGAAACCAGGAAGTAAAGATTATGAGTTTTTGTATTTCTCCTGGATCAGCTTTGGAGAATGGTTACAAGATTTAGTTGATTTAAATGGGAATGGTCAGATTGAACTCAGTGAATGGTTAGAATGCCTCGATAAGCGTTTAGATTATGATTTTTCTGAAGCCTTTATCAAGCTCATTGATGGTAATGAAGATGGCAAAATTGTGAGAGAGGAACTTAGACTATTTTATCAAGCTTACCAAATCGATACAACTCATATAGAGGAAGCTTTTGAAACTCTCGATCTCAATCGAGACAATTCTATTTCTAAAGAGGAGTTCAAACAAATCTTCGATCAATTTTTGTATAGTGAGGATGTGCAAGCACCTGGAAATTGGTTTTTAGGTGTTAGTTTAGCGAAGCAGCTCTGA
- a CDS encoding ion transporter, translating into MSSTLKSRLDQFIHAPQTEFTLILLILLSVVLVVLETSLEGAGFIYGLVYVSEELLTGIFIIELTIRYLVARNKRRFLRHYWLDIIAVLPLLRAFRLLRVLRMLRLLRVGILVNRNLNRISSSLAASISAQIGVFLIIGLITLVGALGIYLLEGGQNESFASLRDSLWWSFFTLISGEPIGGQPQTDAGRLITLMVVIGGLTMFAVFTGVVSAVMVQRLRTVMEVKYLELDELRNHIVICGWNRGGHLLIEELQADSELKHYPMVVVAEFTDTPESELKGVNRSQIYFYIGDYTTIDVLESVGIYHASRAILLADSTRPRSDQDRDARTVLAALTIEKLQPEIYTCAQLLDRKNNVQLRVAGVEDVVVVDELASHLIATSARNLGAVDVLSELLTVQVGNQFYKIVLPQKWVNISFWEAAQRLKEEFDTTLIAIERNSNGDRETLINPPKDQTLLSGDHLVIIARSLPKIGVPVR; encoded by the coding sequence TTGTCATCAACCCTCAAGTCCCGTCTTGACCAGTTCATTCACGCTCCCCAAACTGAATTCACCCTCATTCTGCTAATTCTACTTTCGGTAGTTTTAGTGGTTCTTGAAACAAGTCTAGAGGGTGCAGGTTTCATATATGGACTGGTCTATGTAAGCGAAGAGCTACTGACGGGCATATTTATCATAGAATTAACGATCCGCTACCTAGTGGCAAGAAACAAACGTCGGTTCTTACGTCACTACTGGCTGGATATTATTGCTGTGCTGCCTTTGTTACGGGCATTCCGCTTATTGCGAGTGTTACGGATGTTAAGGCTGCTCAGAGTCGGAATTTTGGTAAACCGTAACCTCAACCGCATCTCTTCCTCACTCGCTGCTAGTATTAGTGCTCAGATTGGAGTTTTTCTGATTATCGGCTTAATTACATTAGTCGGTGCTTTAGGGATTTATCTGCTGGAGGGAGGACAGAATGAGTCATTTGCTTCCCTAAGAGACTCTTTATGGTGGAGTTTTTTTACCCTAATCTCAGGAGAACCTATTGGTGGTCAACCCCAGACTGATGCTGGACGTCTGATTACCCTCATGGTAGTAATTGGGGGGTTAACCATGTTTGCGGTCTTCACCGGTGTAGTTTCAGCAGTAATGGTGCAACGACTTAGAACAGTCATGGAGGTGAAATACTTGGAACTGGATGAACTGCGCAATCACATTGTTATCTGCGGCTGGAACCGAGGTGGTCACCTACTAATTGAGGAACTCCAGGCAGACTCTGAGCTCAAGCACTATCCAATGGTGGTTGTGGCAGAGTTTACCGACACACCAGAGTCGGAACTCAAGGGAGTTAACCGTTCCCAAATATATTTCTATATTGGTGATTACACTACTATTGATGTCCTCGAAAGTGTGGGGATCTATCATGCCTCACGGGCAATCCTCCTTGCTGATTCTACTCGTCCTCGAAGTGACCAAGACCGGGATGCACGGACAGTCCTAGCTGCCTTGACCATTGAAAAACTCCAACCCGAAATCTACACTTGCGCTCAACTCCTTGACCGGAAAAACAATGTCCAACTGCGAGTAGCTGGCGTTGAAGATGTCGTTGTTGTTGATGAACTAGCGAGTCACTTAATTGCTACCTCAGCTCGGAACCTAGGAGCTGTGGACGTGCTGTCAGAGTTGCTAACTGTGCAAGTGGGAAACCAATTCTACAAAATTGTATTACCACAGAAGTGGGTTAACATTTCGTTCTGGGAAGCTGCTCAGCGGTTGAAAGAGGAGTTTGATACAACTTTGATCGCCATAGAGCGCAATAGCAATGGAGATCGGGAAACCCTAATTAATCCCCCTAAAGATCAAACACTGCTGTCTGGTGATCACTTAGTGATTATTGCTCGTAGTCTGCCGAAAATTGGGGTTCCAGTCCGGTGA
- a CDS encoding chromosome segregation ATPase gives MTRNREFPDRWPTSNGSSSGKFNGWQPNQSEPVTQPSVNYPDLGTPSTQPPQQSEKFGVGQPVANSGLNTAQTTPRQGRSAQATGVKNLLPRSWQFWSALVVLLFGSAGFASAMMLLRLPAVPNCRAVFWPTASASMRLSCAQVAANQETVPQLLKAIALVDALPEDHPLRPQVNQYIEEWSHQILEIGEAKFQAGQLSEALKIAKRIPSKSVANPIVKKRVKRWQKIWSRAEEVYEQAEKQLRLSNWNLAFREAVRLTYVDNDYWATAKYNQLTDKIKMGREDSAKLDKAYELSRSGNIEKILAAIKKAKEITDQSYAYKEAQDLIKESGNKLVEIAQNKLEQGKWSEVLDIAYKLPETIKVPELKSDLIDLAHALSRAESGTTWDLEEAIASAQKLGSERPLYKKGQQLISRWQREVEDVARLERARTYATSGLASDLRLAVAEVEQIPRGNPRYQEARGEIRDWTRQIQLIEDRPFLERATQLASYGSIDSLQAAVQEAGKISRGRSLYQEAQTKINQWSRSIQQQEDQPYLDQARTLAIRGDLYAAVATAEQIKAGRALYNEAQSKVRSWKLELEGQQRLREAYQIAEAGTPQALRKAIRVARQVPTSTKSRSEARTVVNRWSYKILSIARSRSAYNVSEAIAIANIVPSGTRPYQEAQRQMQSWRKILAPPPPPPVPVRRPRPVPVPSTPQVVTPKPAPSPPSVVKPPSPPARSYPIVVPPPEVTSPSGIVKPPTQLEPPRFNPPAGRKIELIDTDS, from the coding sequence ATGACCAGAAATAGAGAATTTCCAGACCGTTGGCCAACGTCAAATGGTTCAAGTTCAGGTAAGTTTAATGGCTGGCAACCTAACCAGAGCGAGCCGGTTACTCAACCGAGCGTAAACTATCCTGACCTAGGAACCCCATCGACACAGCCCCCCCAGCAATCTGAAAAATTTGGGGTTGGTCAACCAGTAGCTAACTCTGGATTAAACACAGCACAAACTACCCCTAGACAAGGTCGCTCAGCGCAAGCTACTGGCGTAAAAAACCTCTTGCCTCGCAGTTGGCAGTTTTGGTCAGCCTTAGTCGTTTTGCTTTTCGGTAGTGCGGGATTTGCTTCAGCAATGATGTTGTTAAGGTTGCCAGCTGTACCAAACTGCCGTGCTGTGTTTTGGCCAACGGCTTCAGCATCAATGCGCCTATCTTGTGCTCAGGTGGCAGCAAATCAGGAAACTGTCCCCCAGTTGCTAAAAGCGATCGCATTAGTGGATGCCCTGCCCGAAGATCACCCGTTACGCCCACAAGTTAACCAATATATCGAAGAGTGGTCACACCAAATCCTGGAGATTGGGGAAGCTAAGTTTCAAGCTGGTCAGCTCAGTGAAGCTCTTAAGATTGCTAAACGTATTCCTTCAAAATCCGTAGCTAACCCGATAGTAAAAAAGCGGGTAAAACGTTGGCAGAAAATCTGGTCGAGGGCAGAGGAAGTTTATGAGCAAGCAGAAAAACAGTTGAGGTTATCAAACTGGAACTTAGCATTTCGCGAAGCAGTACGATTGACCTATGTGGACAATGACTACTGGGCTACGGCTAAGTATAACCAGCTAACGGATAAGATTAAGATGGGACGGGAAGACTCGGCTAAGCTGGATAAGGCTTATGAGCTGAGTAGAAGTGGCAATATAGAGAAGATCCTGGCAGCTATTAAAAAAGCTAAGGAAATCACAGATCAAAGTTATGCTTACAAAGAAGCTCAGGATTTAATTAAAGAGTCTGGCAACAAGCTGGTGGAAATTGCTCAGAACAAGCTAGAGCAAGGTAAGTGGTCAGAAGTTCTTGACATTGCTTATAAACTGCCCGAAACGATTAAAGTACCAGAACTCAAATCTGATTTAATTGACCTAGCTCATGCCCTATCTCGTGCTGAGTCCGGTACAACCTGGGATTTAGAAGAAGCGATCGCATCTGCCCAAAAGCTCGGCTCAGAACGTCCCCTATATAAGAAAGGGCAGCAATTAATTAGCCGTTGGCAACGAGAAGTAGAAGATGTGGCGCGACTTGAGCGAGCCAGAACCTATGCTACCTCGGGCTTAGCCAGTGACTTGAGACTGGCAGTGGCTGAAGTGGAACAGATCCCTCGTGGTAATCCCCGCTATCAGGAGGCACGGGGCGAAATTCGAGATTGGACTCGTCAAATTCAGCTGATCGAAGACAGACCATTCCTGGAGCGGGCAACACAACTGGCTAGTTATGGGAGCATCGATTCTTTGCAAGCTGCTGTTCAAGAAGCCGGTAAAATTTCCCGAGGTCGTAGTCTTTACCAAGAAGCTCAAACTAAAATTAATCAGTGGTCTAGAAGTATCCAGCAGCAAGAAGACCAACCTTATTTAGACCAAGCGCGCACTCTGGCAATCCGGGGTGACCTATATGCCGCCGTGGCAACTGCCGAACAAATTAAGGCAGGTCGGGCTCTGTACAATGAAGCCCAAAGCAAAGTCAGAAGCTGGAAGTTAGAACTTGAGGGTCAGCAGCGTTTACGGGAAGCTTACCAAATTGCTGAGGCTGGAACTCCACAAGCCCTAAGAAAAGCAATTCGAGTAGCTAGGCAAGTGCCAACTTCAACCAAATCCCGTAGCGAGGCGAGAACAGTAGTCAATCGCTGGAGTTACAAAATCCTATCCATAGCCAGAAGTCGTTCTGCTTATAACGTCTCTGAAGCAATTGCGATCGCAAACATAGTTCCGTCTGGTACTCGCCCTTACCAGGAAGCGCAACGGCAAATGCAATCATGGCGTAAGATTTTAGCCCCACCTCCTCCACCTCCTGTACCCGTAAGACGACCAAGACCGGTTCCGGTTCCATCTACCCCACAAGTGGTGACCCCGAAACCAGCTCCCTCTCCACCATCAGTGGTAAAACCACCATCACCACCAGCCCGCTCCTACCCAATTGTGGTTCCACCACCGGAAGTTACCTCACCGTCGGGTATCGTAAAACCACCGACTCAGCTAGAGCCGCCTAGGTTTAATCCCCCCGCTGGTAGGAAGATTGAGTTGATTGATACTGACTCTTAA
- the hslO gene encoding Hsp33 family molecular chaperone HslO, protein MADQLIRATAASGGIRAVGVITTRLTEEARQRHQLSYVATAALGRTMSAGLLLASSMKRAESRVNIRINGNGPLGGILVDAGLDGKVRGYVDNPQVELPPNKQGKLDVGGAVGRDGFLYVVRDVGYGYPYSSTVELVSGEIGDDIANYLLNSEQTPSALVVGVFVGAKGVTAAGGILIQVMPKAATDEALVQTLESRITKLSGFTPLLQANQTLPEIFEQLLGDMELVIFPETQMLHFNCGCSFDRMLGALKMLGKDELQDMIEKDGGAEATCHFCSEVYHANPDQLSQLIKEL, encoded by the coding sequence ATGGCTGACCAGTTAATTCGCGCCACAGCAGCTTCAGGGGGTATTCGCGCAGTTGGTGTGATTACTACACGCCTGACGGAAGAAGCTAGACAACGTCACCAACTCTCCTATGTGGCAACGGCTGCCCTAGGTCGTACCATGTCTGCAGGTCTTCTGCTCGCTTCTAGTATGAAGCGAGCCGAGTCGAGGGTCAATATTCGGATCAACGGCAATGGTCCACTGGGTGGAATTCTGGTAGATGCAGGATTAGATGGTAAAGTTCGGGGTTATGTAGATAACCCACAGGTTGAACTGCCACCGAATAAGCAGGGAAAATTAGATGTGGGTGGTGCTGTTGGTAGGGATGGTTTCCTATACGTGGTGCGGGATGTGGGTTATGGCTATCCCTATTCCAGTACAGTAGAGTTAGTTTCTGGTGAAATAGGTGATGATATCGCTAACTATCTACTAAATTCGGAACAAACCCCGTCAGCGTTGGTGGTTGGTGTATTTGTAGGTGCTAAAGGGGTAACTGCGGCTGGGGGGATTTTAATCCAAGTTATGCCTAAGGCAGCAACGGATGAGGCTTTAGTTCAAACTTTGGAATCTCGCATTACCAAACTATCAGGTTTTACACCGCTACTGCAAGCTAACCAGACCTTACCAGAGATTTTTGAACAGTTGCTGGGGGATATGGAGCTAGTGATTTTTCCAGAAACCCAGATGCTGCATTTTAACTGTGGTTGCTCCTTTGACCGGATGTTGGGGGCTCTGAAAATGCTCGGAAAAGATGAACTTCAGGATATGATAGAAAAAGACGGTGGAGCTGAGGCAACTTGTCATTTTTGCTCAGAGGTCTATCATGCCAATCCCGATCAACTCTCTCAATTGATAAAAGAATTGTAA
- a CDS encoding metal-sensing transcriptional repressor has translation MISKDREYALTQELNHNHSQHTHGHVHDEESLRRIINRLSRIEGHIRGIKTMVQESRPCPDVLVQIAAVRGALDKVARIILDEHLSECIGRAAEQGNIEVEIEELKAALDQFLR, from the coding sequence ATGATCTCGAAAGATAGGGAATATGCCCTGACTCAAGAGCTGAATCACAACCATAGTCAACATACTCATGGTCACGTCCATGATGAAGAATCTCTGAGGCGAATTATCAATCGCCTGTCTCGAATCGAGGGGCATATTCGAGGGATTAAGACTATGGTGCAAGAAAGTCGCCCCTGTCCTGATGTTTTGGTACAGATTGCTGCAGTTCGAGGGGCTTTGGATAAAGTGGCACGAATTATCCTGGATGAACATTTAAGCGAGTGTATCGGTCGTGCCGCTGAGCAGGGCAACATTGAGGTAGAAATTGAAGAGTTGAAGGCGGCTTTAGATCAATTTTTACGTTAA